The region GAAACCCTTCGAGATTTATGCCTTGTCTTTTTTTTTCTGTTGGTATACTTTTAATTTTTATTCAAAATGGCCTATTTTCGTGAACTGATCTGTTATGAAAAACATTATGAAAATCGGCGTCCTCTCAGATACCCACCTCCATCAGGTGACCGGGGAATTGGTCGGGATCTATGATCGTTATCTATCTGATATGGACCTGATCCTCCACGCGGGCGACATTGTATCGCCGGAGATCATTGATTTTCTGAATGCAAAGGATTTCCATGGTGTCTGCGGTAATATGGATTCCAAGGCCGTCAAGCGGCTGCTTCCGGAAAAAAAGGTTATTCATTCATCTGGGTATAAGATAGGACTGATCCATGGGTGGGGGCGGTCCGACGGGCTGGAAGATCGCATTCGCCCCCTGTTTCAGCAGGTGGATGTCATCGTATACGGGCACTCTCACATCGCCTCGAATCACGTGAAGAACGGGATCCTTTTTTTCAATCCCGGTACGGCAACCGGCTACAGCGCTTCAGGGGAGCACAGTATCGGTGTACTGGAGTTGGGCGAAACCGTACGCGGTGAAATCATCGATCTTTGAGGGACCGATATGAAGGTATTATGGGCGCCGTGGCGCATGGAATATATCCTTTCGGAACAGAAAGCAGAGGAGTGCATCTTCTGTCCCGGGGACAATCGCGATATGGATAGATCAAGACTCATTCTGCAGGCGGGTGATCTGTCCATGGTAATGATGAACCGCTTTCCCTATATCAATGGACACC is a window of Deltaproteobacteria bacterium DNA encoding:
- a CDS encoding metallophosphatase family protein, whose protein sequence is MKIGVLSDTHLHQVTGELVGIYDRYLSDMDLILHAGDIVSPEIIDFLNAKDFHGVCGNMDSKAVKRLLPEKKVIHSSGYKIGLIHGWGRSDGLEDRIRPLFQQVDVIVYGHSHIASNHVKNGILFFNPGTATGYSASGEHSIGVLELGETVRGEIIDL